A region from the Eptesicus fuscus isolate TK198812 chromosome 1, DD_ASM_mEF_20220401, whole genome shotgun sequence genome encodes:
- the UBQLN2 gene encoding ubiquilin-2: MAENGESSGPPRPSRGPAAAPGSASPPAEPKIIKVTVKTPKEKEEFAVPENSSVQQFKEAISKRFKSQTDQLVLIFAGKILKDQDTLSQHGIHDGLTVHLVIKSQNRPQGQTTQPSTTAGTTTTTTTASTPRSNSTPISTNSNPFGLGSLGGLASLSSLGLTSTSFTELQNQMQQQLLSSPEMMLQIMENPFVQSMLSNPDLMRQLIMANPQMQQLIQRNPEISHLLNNPDIMRQTLEIARNPAMMQEMMRNQDLALSNLESIPGGYNALRRMYTDIQEPMLNAAQEQFGGNPFASVGSSSSTGEGSQPSRTENRDPLPNPWAPPSATHSSATTGTTSSSGSGSSGSSNNPGNTMAAANYVASVFSTPGMQSLLQQITENPQLIQNMLSAPYMRSMMQSLTQNPDLAAQMMLNNPVFSGNPQLQEQVRPQVPSFLQQMQSPDTLSAMTNPRAMQALMQIQQGLQTLASEAPGLIPSFTPGVGVGVLGTAIGPVGPVTPIGPIGPIVPFTPIGPIGPIGPTGPAGPPGSTGSGSTPGATVPSSAPSETTSPTSESGPSQQFIQQMVQALAGANPPQLPIPEVRFQQQLEQLNAMGFLNREANLQALIATGGDINAAIERLLGSQPS, encoded by the coding sequence ATGGCTGAGAACGGCGAGAGCAGCGGCCCCCCGCGCCCCTCCCGCGGCCCTGCTGCGGCCCCAGGCTCGGCCTCGCCCCCGGCCGAGCCCAAAATCATCAAAGTCACCGTGAAGACCCCCAAAGAGAAGGAGGAGTTCGCGGTGCCGGAGAACAGCTCGGTGCAGCAGTTCAAGGAAGCGATCTCGAAACGCTTCAAATCCCAAACGGATCAGCTCGTGCTGATCTTCGCCGGGAAAATCCTCAAAGATCAAGATACCTTGAGCCAGCACGGCATCCACGATGGACTGACCGTTCACCTGGTCATCAAAAGCCAGAACCGACCTCAGGGCCAGACCACTCAGCCCAGCACGACCGCGGGGACGACGACGACTACCACCACCGCGTCGACTCCCAGGAGTAACTCCACACCTATTTCCACAAATAGCAACCCGTTTGGGTTGGGGAGCCTGGGAGGGCTCGCGAGCCTTAGCAGCCTGGGCTTGACCTCGACCAGCTTCACGGAGCTCCAGAACCAGATGCAGCAGCAGCTCCTGTCCAGCCCGGAGATGATGCTCCAGATCATGGAAAATCCCTTTGTTCAGAGCATGCTTTCGAATCCCGATCTGATGAGGCAGCTCATCATGGCCAATCCCCAGATGCAGCAACTGATTCAGAGAAACCCGGAGATCAGCCACCTGCTCAACAACCCAGATATCATGAGGCAGACCCTCGAGATCGCCCGGAATCCGGCCATGATGCAGGAGATGATGAGAAATCAAGACCTGGCCCTCAGCAATCTCGAGAGCATCCCCGGGGGCTATAATGCCCTCCGGCGCATGTACACTGACATTCAAGAGCCGATGCTGAATGCTGCCCaggagcagtttggggggaatcCGTTCGCCTCCGTGGGGAGCAGTTCCTCCACGGGCGAAGGCTCGCAGCCTTCCCGCACCGAGAATCGCGATCCGCTGCCCAATCCGTGGGCACCGCCGTCGGCTACTCACAGTTCTGCCACCACCGGCACCACCTCGAGCAGCGGCAGCGGGTCCAGCGGTAGCTCCAATAATCCCGGGAACACTATGGCCGCGGCCAATTATGTCGCCAGCGTCTTCAGCACCCCGGGAATGCAGAGCCTGCTGCAACAGATAACTGAAAACCCCCAGCTGATCCAGAATATGCTGTCTGCGCCCTACATGAGAAGCATGATGCAGTCGCTGACCCAGAATCCGGATTTGGCTGCCCAGATGATGCTGAATAACCCGGTGTTCTCTGGAAATCCTCAGCTGCAGGAGCAGGTTCGTCCGCAGGTCCCTTCTTTCCTGCAGCAGATGCAGAGTCCAGACACGCTGTCAGCCATGACAAACCCGAGAGCAATGCAGGCGCTCATGCAGATCCAGCAGGGGCTACAGACATTAGCCTCTGAAGCGCCTGGCCTCATTCCGAGCTTCACTccaggtgtgggggtgggggtgctgggaaCCGCTATAGGCCCTGTAGGCCCAGTCACACCCATAGGTCCCATCGGCCCCATTGTGCCGTTTACCCCCATTGGGCCTATTGGGCCCATAGGACCCACTGGCCCTGCGGGTCCTCCTGGCTCCACTGGTTCTGGCAGCACCCCTGGGGCCACCGTGCCTAGCTCTGCACCCAGTGAAACCACGAGCCCAACATCAGAATCTGGACCCAGCCAGCAGTTCATTCAGCAAATGGTgcaggctctggctggagcaaatcCTCCTCAGCTGCCAATTCCAGAAGTCAGATTTCAGCAACAACTGGAACAGCTCAACGCCATGGGGTTCTTAAACCGTGAAGCTAACTTGCAGGCTCTAATAGCAACAGGAGGCGACATCAATGCAGCCATTGAGCGGCTGCTGGGCTCCCAGCCATCCTAA